The Hydrogenophaga crocea genome contains a region encoding:
- the mutS gene encoding DNA mismatch repair protein MutS — MMQQYLALKAGHPHTLLFYRMGDFYELFYEDAEKAARLLDITLTQRGQSAGRPVVMAGVPFHSVDTYLARLIKLGESVAICEQVGDVATAKGPVERKVVRVVTPGTLTDAELLSDKSESLLMAVHAGARTGCGLAWLSLTQGIVFLAECESDELADWVARVAPGELIYSADSTPAFEQRVQALAGQPTPQGGKLVAVLRPAWAFDAALGERKLLDQLQAASLAAWGAEGLAPAHAAAGALLAYAEHTQGRALAHVRSLQVARADERIDLPPNTRRNLELVQTLRGESSPTLFSLLDTCATGMGSRALRQWLLEPRRDRSEARARLGAIAALRSGAWQALRARLKGCSDVERITARTALRQAKPRELVGLGLTLARAAELAQALAPLGTDALLAQTAQHLQPPAGCAELLQRALLPEPAALVRDGGVIADGFDAELDELRGIQNHSDAFLIELEARERARTGIANLRVQFNRVHGFYIEVTQGQLDRVPDDYKRRQTLKNAERFITPELKAFEDKALSAQERALAREKWLYERLLDDLQPFIDALTRLARALATLDALCALTERALTLNWCAPSFTSEPGIEIRGGRHPVVEARLAETTSGGFIANDTVLTPKSRMQVITGPNMGGKSTYMRQVAVIVLLASMGSHVPASACRLGPIDAIHTRIGAADDLANAQSTFMVEMTEAAQILHAATPNSLVLMDEIGRGTSTFDGLALAGGIAAHLHDKARCFTLFATHYFELTEFPATHHAAVNVHVSATEGGSKGIVFLHQIEPGPASRSYGIQVARLAGVPAPVVQHARHALAALEAHSAEQQTQVDLFAPPPVAEAPEVHPAVAALAALDPDTLSPRDALDQLYQLRKLVQQTGEIQ, encoded by the coding sequence ATGATGCAGCAGTACCTGGCCCTCAAGGCCGGGCACCCGCACACGCTGCTCTTCTACCGCATGGGGGACTTCTACGAGCTGTTCTACGAAGACGCCGAGAAGGCGGCGCGGCTGCTCGACATCACGCTGACCCAGCGCGGCCAGTCGGCGGGGCGGCCGGTGGTGATGGCGGGCGTGCCCTTCCACTCGGTCGACACCTACCTCGCGCGGCTCATCAAGCTCGGCGAATCGGTGGCCATCTGCGAGCAGGTGGGCGACGTGGCCACGGCCAAGGGCCCGGTGGAACGCAAGGTGGTGCGCGTGGTCACGCCCGGCACGCTGACCGACGCCGAGCTGCTGTCCGACAAGAGCGAGTCGCTGCTGATGGCGGTGCATGCGGGCGCGCGCACCGGCTGCGGTCTGGCCTGGCTCTCGCTCACCCAGGGCATCGTGTTCCTGGCCGAGTGCGAGAGCGACGAACTCGCCGACTGGGTCGCGCGCGTCGCGCCCGGTGAGCTCATCTACAGCGCCGACAGCACGCCCGCCTTCGAGCAGCGCGTGCAGGCGCTCGCGGGCCAGCCCACGCCGCAGGGTGGCAAGCTGGTGGCGGTGCTGCGCCCGGCCTGGGCCTTCGACGCCGCCCTGGGCGAGCGCAAGCTGCTCGATCAGCTGCAGGCCGCGAGCCTGGCCGCCTGGGGCGCCGAGGGCCTGGCCCCGGCGCACGCGGCCGCGGGCGCGCTGCTGGCCTATGCCGAGCACACGCAGGGCCGCGCGCTCGCGCACGTGCGCAGCCTGCAGGTGGCGCGCGCCGACGAGCGCATCGACCTGCCACCCAACACGCGCCGCAACCTCGAGCTGGTGCAGACGCTGCGCGGCGAGAGCAGCCCCACGCTGTTTTCGCTGCTGGACACCTGCGCCACCGGCATGGGCAGCCGCGCGCTGCGCCAGTGGCTGCTCGAACCCCGGCGCGACCGCAGCGAGGCGCGCGCGCGCCTGGGCGCGATCGCCGCGCTGCGCTCGGGAGCGTGGCAGGCGCTGCGCGCCCGGCTCAAGGGCTGCAGCGACGTCGAGCGCATCACCGCGCGCACCGCGTTGCGCCAGGCCAAGCCGCGCGAGCTCGTGGGCCTGGGGCTCACGCTCGCGCGCGCGGCCGAACTCGCGCAGGCGCTCGCGCCGCTGGGCACCGACGCCCTGCTCGCGCAGACCGCGCAGCACCTGCAGCCGCCCGCGGGCTGCGCCGAACTGCTGCAGCGCGCGCTGCTGCCCGAGCCCGCGGCGCTGGTGCGCGACGGCGGCGTCATCGCCGACGGCTTCGACGCCGAGCTCGACGAGCTGCGCGGCATCCAGAACCACAGCGATGCGTTCCTGATCGAGCTCGAGGCGCGCGAGCGCGCGCGCACCGGCATCGCCAACCTGCGCGTGCAATTCAATCGCGTGCACGGCTTCTACATCGAGGTCACCCAGGGCCAGCTCGACCGCGTGCCCGACGACTACAAGCGCCGCCAGACGCTCAAGAACGCCGAGCGCTTCATCACCCCCGAGCTCAAGGCCTTCGAAGACAAGGCCTTGTCGGCGCAGGAGCGCGCGCTGGCGCGCGAGAAGTGGCTGTACGAGCGGCTGCTCGACGACCTGCAGCCCTTCATCGATGCGCTCACGCGCCTGGCGCGCGCGCTCGCCACGCTCGATGCGCTGTGCGCCCTCACCGAGCGCGCGCTCACGCTCAACTGGTGCGCGCCCAGCTTCACCAGCGAACCGGGCATCGAGATCCGCGGCGGCCGCCACCCGGTGGTGGAGGCGCGGCTGGCCGAGACCACCAGCGGCGGCTTCATCGCCAACGACACCGTGCTCACGCCCAAGTCGCGCATGCAGGTCATCACCGGCCCCAACATGGGCGGCAAGAGCACCTACATGCGCCAGGTGGCGGTGATCGTGCTGCTCGCGAGCATGGGCAGCCACGTGCCCGCGAGCGCCTGCCGCCTCGGGCCCATCGACGCCATCCACACCCGCATCGGCGCGGCCGACGACCTCGCCAACGCGCAGTCGACCTTCATGGTCGAGATGACCGAGGCGGCGCAGATCCTGCACGCGGCCACGCCCAACAGCCTGGTGCTGATGGACGAGATCGGCCGCGGCACTTCCACCTTCGACGGCCTGGCACTGGCCGGCGGCATCGCAGCCCACCTGCACGACAAGGCGCGCTGCTTCACGCTGTTCGCCACGCACTACTTCGAGCTCACCGAATTCCCGGCCACGCACCACGCGGCCGTGAACGTGCACGTGAGTGCCACCGAAGGCGGCAGCAAGGGCATCGTGTTCCTGCACCAGATCGAACCCGGCCCTGCCAGCCGCAGCTACGGCATCCAGGTGGCGCGGCTGGCCGGCGTGCCCGCGCCCGTGGTGCAGCACGCGCGCCATGCGCTCGCGGCGCTCGAGGCCCACAGCGCCGAGCAACAGACCCAGGTCGACCTGTTCGCACCGCCCCCCGTGGCCGAAGCGCCCGAGGTGCACCCCGCGGTGGCCGCCCTCGCGGCCCTCGACCCCGACACCCTGAGTCCGCGCGACGCGCTGGACCAGCTCTACCAACTCCGCAAGCTCGTCCAGCAGACGGGAGAAATCCAATGA
- a CDS encoding LytR/AlgR family response regulator transcription factor, whose protein sequence is MNATALIAEDEPLLAQALQAELARAWPGLQVLACVGDGASAVEQALALRPQVLFLDIRMPALSGLDAAAAIADGWPPEQPLPVLVFVTAHDHFAIQAFEAQALDYVLKPVQAERLQRTVARVQAALRAREALAPAAPLDAEWAGLRALLQAAAPREPARLRHLMVGVGAGGTAAVERIAIDAVLAFDAADKYLRVLTAGREYLIRTPLKEILPQLDPEVFWQIHRGTVVRADAIHRVTRDEAGKWRLTLRGLSEAFGISRLYADRFRAM, encoded by the coding sequence ATGAACGCCACCGCCCTGATCGCCGAAGACGAGCCGCTGCTGGCCCAGGCCCTGCAGGCCGAGCTCGCGCGCGCCTGGCCCGGGCTGCAGGTGCTGGCCTGCGTGGGCGACGGCGCGAGTGCCGTCGAACAGGCGCTCGCGCTGCGGCCGCAGGTGCTGTTCTTGGACATCCGCATGCCCGCGCTGAGCGGGCTGGACGCCGCGGCCGCCATCGCCGACGGGTGGCCGCCCGAGCAGCCGCTGCCGGTGCTGGTGTTCGTGACCGCGCACGACCACTTCGCGATCCAGGCCTTCGAGGCCCAGGCACTGGACTACGTGCTCAAGCCGGTGCAGGCCGAGCGCCTGCAGCGCACCGTGGCGCGCGTGCAGGCCGCGCTTCGGGCCCGTGAGGCCCTTGCCCCGGCGGCGCCGCTCGACGCCGAGTGGGCCGGCCTGCGCGCCCTGCTGCAAGCCGCCGCGCCGCGCGAACCGGCGCGGCTGCGCCACCTCATGGTGGGCGTGGGCGCGGGCGGCACGGCGGCGGTGGAACGCATCGCAATCGACGCGGTGCTGGCCTTCGACGCGGCCGACAAGTACCTGCGCGTGCTCACGGCCGGGCGCGAATACCTCATCCGCACGCCGCTCAAGGAAATCCTGCCGCAGCTCGATCCGGAGGTGTTCTGGCAGATCCACCGCGGCACCGTGGTGCGGGCGGACGCCATCCATCGCGTCACCCGCGACGAGGCGGGCAAATGGCGGCTGACGCTGCGCGGCCTGTCGGAGGCCTTCGGCATCAGCCGCCTCTACGCCGACCGCTTCCGCGCGATGTGA
- a CDS encoding PAS domain S-box protein: MNPTARPAPDEALPPQGWLGRLADWQPQRHPWWLRAAVAVVLTVLATWMRMALAPAESGGRFVTITLAGAVCALYGGFRVGMLSTVLGMLMVNYLMVKPYFSLAISDPREALWLNFWFLLTQTVVVGSIGLMQRHNRLLRASIELAQQSQRQMLDNFEHSATGMAHTTLDGRWLRVNQTYCDLIGYTRDEFMRTHWREFTHPDDLGLDQANLARVISGEIDTYTLEKRYIHREGRVVWVLLSISLMRKPDGSPDYEIVVVQDITRRKAAEQALRTSERLLWQAQQLAGMASWVYDARERLFTVLGESDRALGLPGTRFSDVEMLERTHPDDRDRVRHRWAAAIRTGARYDIEYRLRFGEDWHWYLVRGEFERDAQGRVTNGIGTVLDITQRKLAELHITELNASLESRIQERTQALRAAYDELESYSYAVAHDLRSPLRIINGFAQALDEDNPALSDDSRKHLERIREASKKMGELIDGLLKLAQMARGELQREPVDLSAVATRQLRELAASEPERKVDWHVEPGLLAMADPPLVEALLQNLLHNAWKYTGCTPHARIHVGLHTADGAREFVVADNGAGFDMARADKLFQPFQRLHMPHEFKGLGIGLATARRIVLRHGGELRAEAAPGQGARFYFTLSS, from the coding sequence GTGAACCCCACCGCCCGCCCAGCGCCTGACGAAGCCCTGCCGCCGCAAGGCTGGCTCGGCCGCCTTGCCGACTGGCAGCCGCAGCGCCACCCCTGGTGGCTGCGTGCCGCGGTGGCCGTGGTGCTCACGGTGCTCGCCACCTGGATGCGCATGGCGCTGGCGCCCGCGGAATCGGGCGGCCGCTTCGTCACCATCACGCTCGCGGGCGCGGTGTGCGCGCTCTACGGCGGCTTTCGTGTCGGCATGCTCAGCACGGTGCTGGGCATGCTCATGGTCAATTACCTCATGGTCAAGCCCTACTTCAGCCTGGCCATCAGCGACCCGCGCGAAGCCCTGTGGCTCAACTTCTGGTTCCTGTTGACACAGACCGTGGTGGTCGGCTCGATCGGCCTGATGCAGCGCCACAACCGCCTGCTGCGCGCCTCCATCGAACTCGCGCAGCAAAGCCAGCGCCAGATGCTCGACAACTTCGAGCACAGCGCCACCGGCATGGCCCACACCACGCTCGACGGACGCTGGCTGCGCGTGAACCAGACCTACTGCGACCTGATCGGCTACACCCGCGACGAATTCATGCGCACCCACTGGCGCGAATTCACCCACCCCGACGACCTGGGGCTCGACCAGGCCAATCTCGCGCGCGTCATCAGCGGCGAGATCGACACCTACACGCTCGAGAAGCGCTACATCCACCGCGAGGGCCGGGTGGTCTGGGTGCTGCTGAGCATCTCGCTGATGCGAAAGCCCGACGGCTCGCCCGACTACGAGATCGTGGTGGTGCAGGACATCACGCGCCGAAAGGCCGCCGAGCAGGCGCTGCGCACCAGCGAGCGGCTGCTGTGGCAGGCCCAGCAGCTCGCGGGCATGGCGAGCTGGGTCTACGACGCGCGCGAGCGCCTGTTCACCGTGCTCGGCGAATCCGACCGGGCGCTGGGCCTGCCCGGCACCCGCTTCAGCGACGTCGAGATGCTCGAGCGCACGCACCCCGACGACCGCGACCGCGTGCGCCATCGCTGGGCTGCCGCGATCCGCACCGGCGCGCGCTACGACATCGAATACCGGCTGCGTTTCGGTGAGGACTGGCACTGGTACCTGGTGCGTGGCGAGTTCGAACGCGACGCGCAGGGCCGCGTCACCAACGGCATCGGCACGGTGCTCGACATCACGCAGCGCAAGCTCGCCGAGCTGCACATCACCGAGCTCAACGCCTCGCTGGAGTCGCGCATCCAGGAACGCACCCAGGCCCTGCGCGCGGCCTACGACGAGCTCGAAAGCTATTCGTACGCGGTGGCGCACGACCTGCGCTCGCCGCTGCGCATCATCAACGGCTTCGCCCAGGCGCTCGACGAAGACAACCCCGCGCTCAGCGACGACAGCCGCAAGCACCTCGAACGCATCCGAGAGGCGAGCAAGAAAATGGGCGAGCTGATCGACGGCCTGCTCAAGCTCGCGCAGATGGCGCGCGGCGAGCTGCAGCGCGAACCGGTCGACCTGTCGGCGGTGGCCACCCGGCAGCTGCGCGAACTCGCGGCCAGCGAGCCCGAGCGCAAGGTCGACTGGCACGTGGAGCCCGGCCTGCTCGCCATGGCCGACCCGCCGCTGGTGGAAGCGCTGCTGCAGAACCTGCTGCACAACGCCTGGAAGTACACCGGCTGCACGCCGCACGCGCGCATCCATGTGGGCCTGCACACCGCGGACGGCGCACGCGAGTTCGTGGTGGCCGACAACGGCGCGGGCTTCGACATGGCGCGCGCGGACAAGCTGTTCCAGCCCTTCCAGCGCCTGCACATGCCGCACGAGTTCAAGGGCCTGGGCATCGGCCTGGCGACGGCGCGGCGCATCGTGCTGCGCCACGGCGGCGAGCTGCGCGCCGAGGCCGCGCCGGGCCAGGGCGCGCGTTTCTACTTCACGCTGTCCAGTTGA
- a CDS encoding 2TM domain-containing protein → MNPLDHDLERTARRRVAARLGWTLHALVFLAVNAGLAWLSWRSGRDWAVFPAMGWGLGLLVHGLVVWVKLGGGGLHERWLAQERERLQQQRRA, encoded by the coding sequence ATGAACCCCCTTGACCACGACCTCGAACGCACCGCGCGCCGCCGCGTGGCCGCGCGCCTGGGCTGGACCCTGCACGCCCTGGTCTTCCTCGCCGTCAATGCCGGCCTCGCCTGGCTGTCCTGGCGCAGCGGGCGCGACTGGGCGGTGTTCCCGGCCATGGGCTGGGGCCTGGGCCTGCTGGTGCACGGGCTGGTGGTGTGGGTGAAGCTGGGCGGCGGCGGCCTGCACGAGCGCTGGCTGGCCCAGGAGCGCGAACGCCTGCAACAGCAACGCCGCGCCTGA
- a CDS encoding sensor histidine kinase, whose product MSDHRPRSWVNRALFAAVLNTLIALAITASHAHPFGENLLYAQLIGMGIWAGIEVGRRLLRARGWLGLGSMAVLVVVAVFAGYGFGMASGNLLLGRPALNSLSGLPRSTVGFLLMSLALGVFGTYFFTSRELLAKARFDQQEALRQASEARLRLLESQLEPHMLFNTLANLRALIAADPPRAIQMLDRLNDFLRATLAASRTEARGGRHTLREEFARLDDYLALMAVRMGPRLQAQLDLPDTLAERPVPALLLQPLVENAIRHGLEPSARGGTLRVAAREAGGALHLSVSDDGVGSEAAPGEGFGLAQVRERLQTLHGDAARFEWRSAPGQGTQAELVLPLTPEARP is encoded by the coding sequence ATGTCCGACCACCGCCCGCGCTCCTGGGTGAACCGCGCGCTCTTTGCGGCGGTGCTCAACACCCTGATCGCCCTGGCCATCACCGCCAGCCACGCGCACCCGTTCGGCGAGAACCTGCTCTACGCCCAGCTCATCGGCATGGGCATCTGGGCCGGCATCGAGGTCGGGCGCCGCCTGCTGCGGGCGCGCGGCTGGCTCGGGCTGGGCTCGATGGCGGTGCTGGTCGTGGTGGCGGTGTTCGCGGGCTACGGGTTCGGCATGGCCAGCGGCAACCTGCTGCTGGGCCGGCCCGCGCTCAATTCGCTCAGCGGCCTGCCGCGCAGCACCGTGGGCTTCCTGCTGATGTCGCTCGCGCTGGGCGTGTTCGGCACCTACTTCTTCACCAGCCGCGAGCTGCTGGCCAAGGCACGTTTCGATCAGCAGGAGGCCCTGCGCCAGGCCAGCGAAGCGCGGCTGCGCCTGCTCGAATCGCAGCTCGAGCCGCACATGCTGTTCAACACCCTGGCCAACCTGCGCGCGCTGATCGCCGCCGACCCGCCGCGCGCGATCCAGATGCTCGACCGGCTCAACGACTTCCTGCGCGCCACGCTCGCGGCCTCGCGCACCGAGGCGCGCGGCGGCCGGCACACGCTGCGCGAGGAGTTCGCGCGGCTCGACGACTACCTGGCGCTCATGGCCGTGCGCATGGGGCCGCGCCTGCAGGCGCAGCTCGATCTGCCCGACACGCTGGCCGAGCGCCCGGTGCCGGCCTTGCTGCTGCAGCCGCTGGTGGAAAACGCGATCCGCCATGGCCTAGAGCCCAGCGCGCGTGGCGGCACGCTGCGCGTGGCCGCGCGCGAAGCCGGGGGCGCGCTGCACCTGAGCGTGAGCGACGACGGCGTGGGCAGCGAGGCCGCGCCGGGCGAGGGCTTCGGCCTGGCCCAGGTGCGCGAGCGGCTGCAGACCCTGCACGGCGACGCCGCGCGCTTCGAGTGGCGCAGCGCGCCCGGCCAGGGCACACAGGCCGAGCTGGTGTTGCCGCTCACCCCCGAGGCCAGGCCATGA
- a CDS encoding alpha/beta fold hydrolase, with the protein MSLIVFSHANSFPAGTYQLLFRSLRARGHTVRAPERFGHDPRYPVTSNWPHLVQQLADFASAEAEQARQDLWLVGHSLGGFLSLMCAARHPRLGGQRVRGVVLIDSPVLGGWRARTLELIKRTQLVGAVSPGRVSRRRRHQWPDAAAVIEHLRHKRAFAHWHPQCLQDYVDHGTHEADTPQGRQRVLSFTREVETAIYNTLPHNLDRLLRRHPLQCPVGFIGGTRSLEMQQVGMAMTHRLVGGPGSPRLRMVEGSHLFPMERPIETAATLDELLRAMAGPRGFPTCGPQAAV; encoded by the coding sequence GTGTCCCTGATCGTCTTCTCGCACGCCAACAGCTTTCCCGCCGGCACCTACCAGCTGCTGTTTCGCAGCCTGCGCGCGCGCGGCCACACGGTGCGCGCGCCCGAGCGCTTCGGCCACGACCCGCGCTACCCGGTCACGAGCAACTGGCCGCACCTGGTGCAGCAGCTGGCCGACTTCGCCAGCGCCGAGGCCGAACAGGCGCGCCAGGACCTGTGGCTCGTGGGCCATTCGCTGGGCGGCTTCCTGAGCCTCATGTGCGCGGCGCGCCACCCGCGGCTGGGCGGCCAGCGCGTGCGCGGCGTGGTGCTGATCGACTCGCCCGTGCTCGGCGGCTGGCGCGCGCGCACGCTCGAACTCATCAAGCGCACCCAGCTCGTGGGCGCGGTGTCGCCCGGCCGCGTGAGCCGGCGCCGGCGCCACCAGTGGCCCGATGCCGCCGCGGTGATCGAGCACCTGCGGCACAAGCGCGCTTTCGCGCACTGGCACCCCCAGTGCCTGCAGGACTACGTGGACCACGGCACGCACGAGGCCGACACGCCCCAGGGCCGCCAGCGCGTGCTGAGCTTCACGCGCGAGGTCGAGACCGCCATCTACAACACGCTGCCGCACAACCTCGACCGGCTGCTGCGCCGCCACCCGCTGCAGTGCCCGGTGGGCTTCATCGGCGGCACGCGCTCGCTCGAGATGCAGCAGGTGGGCATGGCCATGACGCACCGGCTGGTGGGCGGGCCCGGCTCGCCGCGGCTGCGCATGGTCGAAGGCAGCCACCTGTTTCCCATGGAGCGGCCCATCGAGACCGCGGCCACGCTCGACGAACTGCTGCGCGCGATGGCCGGCCCTAGGGGATTTCCCACCTGCGGGCCGCAGGCGGCGGTGTAA
- a CDS encoding endonuclease/exonuclease/phosphatase family protein, which translates to MPLHRDGRSLRVLTVNIHKGYSLFNKRFVLHELREAVRAIRSDVVFLQEVRGASEPGARQQQAAQYEFLADSIWKDHAYGRNAVAPRDSYGNAVLSHFPIVHSRNHRLSVERIVPQRGVLHCVVNRDVMPPVHLMCVHLGLLEADRQHQLEALSAVVQAEVPAGEPLIVAGDFNDWRQKADARLRRIGLTEVFRHTHGRHARSFPAAWPLLRLDRIYVRDVKGVRPLPLPRHPWARLSDHAPLAAEIELDSPEASP; encoded by the coding sequence ATGCCGCTGCACCGGGACGGCCGGAGCCTTCGGGTGCTCACGGTCAATATCCACAAGGGCTACAGCCTGTTCAACAAGCGCTTCGTGCTGCACGAGCTGCGCGAGGCGGTGCGCGCGATCCGCAGCGACGTGGTGTTCCTGCAGGAGGTGCGCGGCGCCAGCGAACCGGGCGCGCGGCAGCAACAGGCCGCGCAGTACGAGTTCCTGGCCGACAGCATCTGGAAGGACCACGCCTACGGCCGCAACGCCGTGGCGCCGCGCGACAGCTACGGCAACGCGGTGCTGTCGCACTTTCCCATCGTGCACAGCCGCAACCACCGGCTCTCGGTGGAGCGCATCGTGCCGCAGCGCGGCGTGCTGCACTGCGTGGTCAACCGCGACGTGATGCCGCCCGTGCACCTGATGTGCGTGCACCTGGGCCTGCTCGAGGCCGACCGCCAGCACCAGCTCGAGGCCCTGAGCGCGGTGGTGCAGGCCGAGGTGCCCGCGGGCGAGCCGCTGATCGTGGCCGGCGACTTCAACGACTGGCGCCAGAAGGCCGACGCGCGCTTGCGCCGCATCGGCCTCACCGAGGTGTTCCGCCACACCCACGGCCGCCACGCGCGCAGCTTTCCCGCGGCCTGGCCGCTGCTGCGGCTCGACCGCATCTATGTGCGCGACGTGAAGGGCGTGCGGCCGCTGCCGCTGCCGCGCCACCCCTGGGCGCGCCTGTCGGACCACGCCCCGCTCGCGGCCGAGATCGAGCTCGACAGCCCGGAGGCCTCGCCATGA
- a CDS encoding proteasome-type protease, translated as MTYCVAVKIKAGMVFLSDSRTNAGLDQISSFRKMIVYEKAGDRFMCLLSAGNLSISQSVREILQVEQLDDHEGGEPITIWNARSMFDAARVLGSAVRHVWHRDGEALQRAGVDFNVSMILGGQIRGEGMRLFQVYSAGNFIEATAETPFFQIGESKYGKPVLDRVINPDTGLDEAAKCALVSMDSTLKSNLSVGLPLDMVVYEADKLATDKVVCIDDNNPYFRMVRNSWGQRLREVFDSLEDPTWDDAHTEVPLLTRADRHGPVKKITNPREKLI; from the coding sequence ATGACCTATTGCGTCGCCGTGAAGATCAAGGCCGGCATGGTGTTCCTGTCGGACTCGCGCACCAACGCGGGCCTCGACCAGATCAGCAGCTTTCGCAAGATGATCGTCTACGAGAAGGCGGGCGACCGCTTCATGTGCCTGCTCTCGGCGGGCAACCTGAGCATCTCGCAGTCGGTTCGCGAGATCCTGCAGGTCGAGCAGCTCGACGACCACGAGGGCGGCGAGCCCATCACCATCTGGAACGCGCGCAGCATGTTCGACGCCGCGCGCGTGCTGGGTTCGGCGGTGCGCCACGTGTGGCACCGCGACGGCGAGGCGCTGCAGCGCGCGGGCGTCGACTTCAACGTCTCCATGATCCTGGGCGGCCAGATCCGCGGCGAGGGCATGCGGCTGTTCCAGGTGTATTCGGCGGGCAACTTCATCGAGGCCACGGCCGAGACGCCCTTCTTCCAGATCGGCGAGTCGAAGTACGGCAAGCCCGTGCTCGACCGCGTGATCAACCCCGACACCGGGCTCGACGAGGCCGCCAAGTGCGCGCTGGTGTCCATGGACTCCACGCTCAAGTCCAACCTGTCCGTGGGCCTGCCGCTGGACATGGTGGTCTACGAGGCCGACAAGCTCGCCACCGACAAGGTGGTCTGCATCGACGACAACAACCCCTACTTCCGCATGGTGCGCAACTCGTGGGGCCAGCGCCTGCGCGAGGTGTTCGACAGCCTCGAGGACCCGACCTGGGACGACGCCCACACCGAGGTGCCGCTGCTCACGCGCGCCGACCGGCACGGCCCGGTCAAGAAGATCACCAACCCGCGCGAGAAGCTGATCTGA
- a CDS encoding undecaprenyl-diphosphate phosphatase — protein MDPILLIKAALMGVVEGLTEFLPVSSTGHLILAGTLLGLHDEKAKLFEVVIQVGAIFAILSVYAQRILSTLRGLPAGDAVASRFTANVLIGFLPAAVLGFLFIGVIKSVLFNPVVVATSFILGGFVMLWVEARHARGAPVHVQTIDDLRWTDALKVGLIQCLALVPGVSRSGATIMGGMVVGCSRRAATEFSFFLALPVLMGAAVLDLYKHRDLLTAADLPFFATGLFVSWLSAWLCVRWLLRFVSTHTFVPFAWYRIAFGVLILVTAWGGWINWTA, from the coding sequence ATGGACCCGATTCTGTTGATCAAGGCCGCCCTCATGGGCGTGGTCGAAGGCCTCACCGAGTTCCTGCCCGTCTCGTCCACGGGCCACCTCATCCTGGCGGGCACGCTGCTCGGCCTGCACGACGAAAAGGCCAAGCTGTTCGAGGTGGTGATCCAGGTGGGCGCGATCTTCGCGATCCTGTCGGTCTATGCGCAGCGCATCCTGAGCACGCTGCGCGGCCTGCCCGCGGGCGACGCGGTGGCCAGCCGCTTCACGGCCAACGTGCTGATCGGCTTCCTGCCCGCGGCGGTGCTGGGCTTCCTCTTCATCGGCGTGATCAAGAGCGTGCTGTTCAACCCCGTGGTGGTGGCGACGAGCTTCATCCTCGGCGGCTTCGTGATGTTGTGGGTGGAGGCGCGCCACGCGCGCGGCGCGCCGGTGCATGTGCAGACCATCGACGACCTGCGCTGGACCGACGCGCTCAAGGTGGGCCTGATCCAGTGCCTGGCGCTGGTGCCCGGCGTGAGCCGCTCGGGCGCGACCATCATGGGCGGCATGGTGGTGGGCTGCAGCCGCCGCGCGGCCACCGAGTTCAGCTTCTTCCTCGCGCTGCCGGTGCTCATGGGCGCGGCCGTGCTCGATCTGTACAAGCACCGCGACCTGCTCACCGCGGCCGACCTGCCGTTTTTCGCCACCGGCCTGTTCGTGTCCTGGCTGTCGGCGTGGCTGTGCGTGCGCTGGCTGCTGCGCTTCGTGTCCACGCACACCTTCGTGCCTTTCGCGTGGTACCGCATCGCCTTCGGCGTGCTGATCCTCGTGACCGCCTGGGGCGGCTGGATCAACTGGACAGCGTGA